Proteins encoded within one genomic window of Macrotis lagotis isolate mMagLag1 chromosome 3, bilby.v1.9.chrom.fasta, whole genome shotgun sequence:
- the LOC141516921 gene encoding olfactory receptor 5D13-like has translation MVSTDKNQSSEVVFILLGFSDYPDLQVPLFLLFLTIYAVSVVGNGGMIVIIHISPKLHTPMYFFLKNLSFVDFCCSTIVTPKLIENLVVEDRRISIKGCITQFFFGTTCVMTEMVMLAVMAYDRLVAICYPLLYSVVMSSELCSRLVTVAYLWGITFSLIFTYSIVVLSFCETKIINNFICEYLVFLSASCSDKHFSEIILFTFANLSLYCTLTIILSSYIFIFLTILKMHAGSGRYKAFSTCASHLTAVTIFYGTFLFLYCIPNSKSTGLLVKIGSAFYTVMIPMLNPLIYSLRNKDVKETFRKLMDLKTISQ, from the coding sequence ATGGTGAGCACTGACAAGAATCAGAGTTCTGAAGTCGTATTCATCCTCCTAGGATTCTCTGATTATCCAGACCTCCAGGTGCCCCTCTTTCTACTGTTCCTCACCATCTATGCAGTCTCTGTGGTGGGGAATGGGGGCATGATTGTGATCATCCATATCAGTCCCAAGCTCCACACCCCCATGTACTTTTTCCTCAAGAACTTGTCCTTTGTGGATTTCTGTTGCTCCACGATAGTTACACcaaaattaatagaaaacttAGTTGTAGAAGACAGAAGAATCTCCATCAAGGGCTGCATTACACAGTTTTTCTTTGGTACTACATGTGTGATGACAGAGATGGTCATGTTGGCAGTGATGGCTTATGACCGCTTGGTTGCTATTTGTTATCCTTTGCTCTATTCAGTTGTCATGTCCTCAGAACTCTGCTCGCGGCTAGTGACTGTAGCATATTTATGGGGCATAACTTTTTCTCTTATATTCACCTACTCAATTGTTGTTTTATCTTTTTGTGAGaccaaaataattaataactttatatGTGAATATTTGGTTTTCCTATCAGCTTCTTGTTCTGATAAACACTTCAGCGAGATAATACTTTTTACCTTTGCAAATCTCAGTCTATATTGCACTCTCACCATTATCCtttcatcttatatttttatttttctcacaaTTCTCAAAATGCATGCAGGCAGTGGGAGATATAAAGCTTTCTCCACTTGTGCCTCCCACCTGACTGCTGTTACCATCTTCTATGGgactttcctctttctctattgtaTTCCAAATTCTAAAAGCACAGGGCTTTTGGTGAAAATAGGATCTGCTTTTTATACTGTAATGATTCCTATGCTAAATCCCTTAATATACAGTCTAAGGAACAAAGATGTGAAAGAAACCTTCAGGAAATTAATGGATCTCAAAACCATTTCTCAGTAA